In Mercurialis annua linkage group LG6, ddMerAnnu1.2, whole genome shotgun sequence, the following are encoded in one genomic region:
- the LOC126687899 gene encoding uncharacterized protein LOC126687899: protein MAAAGSGGWRQLGLNPNILVKDLFNGQGRWNRNLIKVSFSAEDADCILSIPLSLTNQSDMLRWHYDRLGTYNVRSGYRVALDIKESSSSSDSAGSIKWWKSLWKLPIPSKIRVFVWRCFNNWLPVKSNLIQRGMHIDSTCPVAGLLKPKQNWQVKDLLLQGYHVYQKSDFISFCVLLWMLWNNRNSILFGSRPKPDNQIVDWANDFIIEYQKSMCAGSQITKQRKEAQVTDTDMRWIPPRQGTFCVNVDA, encoded by the exons ATGGCAGCGGCTGGGAGTGGGGGGTGGCGGCAATTGGG GCTAAATCCAAACATTCTGGTGAAGGATCTTTTTAATGGTCAAGGAAGATGGAATAGGAATTTGATTAAAGTGTCCTTTTCTGCCGAAGATGCTGATTGCATTTTATCCATTCCTTTATCGCTGACTAACCAATCTGACATGTTGAGATGGCACTATGACAGATTGGGAACTTACAATGTAAGGAGTGGGTATAGAGTTGCTCTAGATATTAAGGAGAGTTCATCCTCATCTGATTCAGCTGGAAGTATAAAATGGTGGAAATCTTTGTGGAAACTTCCCATTCCATCAAAGATTAGAGTGTTTGTGTGGAGATGTTTTAACAACTGGCTACCTGTTAAGTCAAATTTGATTCAACGAGGTATGCATATTGATAGTACTTGTCCTGTTGCAG GTTTACTAAAACCTAAACAAAATTGGCAGGTTAAGGATTTGTTGCTGCAGGGGTATCATGTGTATCAAAAATCtgatttcatttctttttgtgTTCTATTATGGATGTTGTGGAACAATAGAAACAGTATTCTATTTGGGTCGAGACCCAAACCGGATAATCAAATTGTAGACTGGGCTAATGATTTCATTATAGAATACCAGAAAAGCATGTGTGCAGGAAGTCAGATTACTAAACAGAGAAAAGAAGCTCAAGTTACAGACACAGATATGAGATGGATCCCTCCTCGGCAGGGTACTTTCTGTGTTAACGTGGATGCATGA
- the LOC126654084 gene encoding non-specific lipid transfer protein GPI-anchored 15-like isoform X1: MGSSGIRVGLVLVLVGMLYGGAMGQSACNSALTSLASCLNYVTGNSSTPSSTCCSNLANIVQSSPQCLCTLLNNSGPSLGITINQTLALSLPGACKVQTPSISQCKAAATAPTTSAAPPTASVTPPASSPAGSSDETPEPAITPAASNTPSSSGTGTGSKTVPTSTDGTSDASIIKAPLNFMPLAFFVLWSGSTIINF; this comes from the exons ATGGGTTCAAGTGGGATTCGAGTTGGTCTAGTCCTGGTCCTTGTGGGCATGCTATATGGAGGAGCCATGGGTCAATCAGCATGCAACAGTGCTCTAACTAGCTTGGCCTCATGCCTGAACTATGTAACAGGAAATTCATCAACTCCGTCATCGACATGTTGCTCCAACTTGGCCAATATTGTACAATCATCACCGCAATGCCTTTGCACTCTGCTCAATAACTCTGGACCTTCTCTTGGAATCACCATCAACCAAACTCTGGCTCTGTCTCTCCCTGGTGCTTGTAAAgtgcagactccatcaattagcCAGTGTAAAG CAGCTGCCACTGCACCCACAACTTCAGCAGCTCCACCAACAGCTTCAGTAACTCCACCAGCAAGTTCTCCAGCAGGTTCATCCGACGAAACACCTGAGCCTGCAATTACTCCAGCAGCATCAAACACTCCTTCGTCCTCAG GAACTGGTACCGGGTCCAAAACAGTTCCGACATCAACTGATGGAACATCTGATGCAAGCATCATCAAAGCTCCCCTAAATTTTATGCCCTTGGCGTTCTTCGTTTTGTGGTCTGGTTCAACTATCATCAACTTCTGA
- the LOC126654083 gene encoding non-specific lipid transfer protein GPI-anchored 16, with the protein METHKVLQVLSTISTLLLISVHAQISTPCTTSMITSFTPCINFITGSSSNGMSPTTSCCNSLKSLTSSGMDCACLLLTANVPIQLPINRTLAISLPRACKMNGVPLQCKASGTPLPAPGPVLLGPTLPPPAASPLSPRASNSNSKAVALAPAPESESSTITLAPASPPAPVEAPTISRGIRPVLTPSASITSTISPPAWLILFIAIIVLKCY; encoded by the exons ATGGAAACTCACAAAGTTCTGCAAGTACTTTCAACAATTTCAACTCTGTTATTAATTTCAGTCCATGCACAAATCAGCACACCATGCACAACCTCAATGATCACCAGCTTCACACCATGCATAAATTTTATCACAGGAAGCAGCAGCAACGGCATGTCTCCGACAACAAGCTGCTGCAACTCATTAAAGTCACTTACGAGTAGTGGCATGGACTGTGCTTGTTTATTATTAACAGCTAATGTCCCTATTCAGTTACCGATTAATCGTACACTGGCAATTTCGCTTCCCCGAGCATGCAAAATGAATGGTGTACCATTACAGTGCAAAG CTTCTGGTACTCCTCTACCAGCTCCAG GTCCTGTCCTGCTAGGCCCAACTCTGCCACCTCCGGCTGCTTCTCCTTTAAGTCCCAGAG CTTCCAATTCCAATTCCAAAGCAGTAGCACTGGCTCCAGCACCAGAGTCTGAATCCAGTACTATTACGTTGGCCCCAGCATCCCCGCCAGCACCAGTAGAAGCTCCGACGATAAGTAGAGGAATTCGACCTGTTCTGACCCCTTCAGCATCGATAACATCCACCATCTCTCCaccagcttggctcatattgtTTATAGCAATCATTGTTTTGAAATGCTACTAA
- the LOC126687378 gene encoding FCS-Like Zinc finger 8-like, with the protein MLRNRSRAVTSKQALMADHTSQSPSTQNCPKPISFFDSPRFKGFTFKSCPETEPAISPTSILEPFSPFKNPFCYDKNQPKSPKNLTHSWDKVNSKGIGIALIDDEKNNLNSLSKPSNKMVLFGTKLKVQIPPPSNYILTAIESPISPGDFGIKTKNSQISGCGSRNSGSQTEDSSPKVFTGCVSMSELELSEDYTCVISYGPNPKTTHIFENCVLENYGSYSETTTPRNFLSFCHTCNKNLQQKVDIFIYRGEKAFCSQECRYQEMVLDEIEN; encoded by the exons ATGCTAAGGAATAGATCTAGAGCAGTGACCAGCAAACAAGCTTTAATGGCTGATCACACCTCCCAATCACCTTCTACTCAGAATTGTCCGAAACCCATATCATTTTTTGATTCTCCGAGgttcaaaggtttcaccttcaAGTCATGTCCTGAAACTGAACCAGCAATTAGTCCCACTTCAATTCTTGAACCATTTTCTCCTTTCAAAAACCCTTTTTGCTACGACAAAAACCAACCCAAATCCCCAAAAAATCTCACTCATTCATGGGATAAAGTGAACTCCAAAGGCATTGGTATTGCACTAATTgatgatgaaaaaaacaatCTCAATTCTTTGTCTAAACCTAGTAACAAAATGGTCTTGTTTGGGACAAAACTAAAAGTCCAAATTCCACCACCTTCAAATTACATACTTACTGCAATTGAATCACCAATTTCCCCTGGTGATTTTGGTATTAAGACCAAGAATTCTCAAATTTCAGGATGTGGGTCTAGAAATTCTGGCAGTCAAACAGAGGATTCTTCTCCTAAAGTGTTCACAGGATGTGTATCCATGAGTGAGTTAGAGCTGTCTGAGGATTATACATGTGTAATATCATATGGTCCGAATCCAAAAACCACCCAtatatttgagaattgtgttttagAGAATTATGGTTCTTACTCGGAGACTACTACTCCGAGGAATTTCCTCAGCTTCTGCCATACATGCAACAAGAATCTTCAACAGAAAGTTGACATTTTTATTTACAG AGGTGAAAAGGCTTTTTGCAGTCAAGAATGTCGGTACCAAGAAATGGTGTTAGATGAAATAGAGAATTGA
- the LOC126686795 gene encoding uncharacterized protein LOC126686795: METLVVNQHKNHHHHQYYGSYKGYNPVRCSYSPPSSPFRGINCRTFQSGAGILPTPVTHKTSTFTSEKTPSPTIKIHGVTISSPIAINIPAKAIAFDEEGIFSENLSFSERWAGPAYSNSPPPSSLPIPKFSMRPKRTVSLELEPVSDLGIELERPIAKSAPASPTRERGPSTRELFLSADSATKTLRRILNLDVGDEGF; the protein is encoded by the coding sequence ATGGAGACACTTGTTGTAAACCAGCACAagaatcatcatcatcatcagtaTTATGGCAGTTATAAAGGATACAATCCAGTTAGATGTAGCTATTCGCCGCCGAGTAGTCCTTTTAGAGGGATTAATTGTAGGACTTTTCAATCTGGGGCAGGTATACTGCCAACCCCTGTAACCCATAAAACTTCCACCTTTACCTCTGAGAAAACACCGTCCCCAACTATCAAAATTCATGGTGTCACGATATCTTCGCCTATTGCTATTAATATCCCGGCAAAAGCTATAGCTTTTGATGAGGAGGGCATTTTCAGTGAGAATTTATCTTTCTCTGAGCGTTGGGCTGGACCTGCTTATTCGAACTCACCACCGCCCAGTTCTTTGCCCATTCCGAAGTTTTCAATGAGGCCAAAGCGCACTGTGTCACTTGAGTTGGAACCTGTCTCTGATTTGGGTATTGAATTGGAGCGCCCAATTGCTAAATCTGCTCCTGCTTCTCCTACTAGGGAACGCGGCCCGTCAACTAGAGAACTGTTTCTCAGTGCTGACTCTGCGACGAAGACATTGCGTCGCATTCTTAATCTTGATGTAGGTGATGAGGGATTTTGA
- the LOC126686080 gene encoding non-specific lipid transfer protein GPI-anchored 5-like produces MEARRMEIILITFAVAATMFAAGGMAQSSSCTNVLISMSPCLNYITGNSSTPSSQCCSQLASVVRSQPQCLCEVLNGSAASSLGVNVNQTQALALPTACNVQTPPISRCSASTPAKSPSGTPESPSSVGGGSKTVPSTDNGTSDANSIKLKFSMIFFSLFLASFASAF; encoded by the exons ATGGAAGCAAGAAGAATGGAAATCATACTCATTACTTTTGCTGTCGCAGCGACAATGTTTGCTGCCGGAGGAATGGCACAGTCGAGCAGTTGCACCAATGTGCTGATAAGCATGTCTCCATGCCTCAACTACATTACAGGAAACTCGTCGACGCCTTCTTCGCAGTGTTGCTCGCAGCTAGCTAGTGTGGTGAGGTCACAGCCCCAGTGTTTATGTGAGGTACTAAACGGCAGTGCCGCCTCTTCACTCGGTGTCAATGTTAATCAGACTCAAGCTTTGGCTCTTCCTACTGCTTGCAATGTCCAAACTCCACCGATCAGCCGTTGCAGTG CCTCTACTCCTGCCAAGTCTCCATCAGGAACACCAGAATCTCCTTCTTCAG TGGGCGGTGGATCCAAGACAGTACCATCAACAGATAACGGAACATCAGATGCAAATTCCATTAAGTTGAAGTTCTCTATGATCTTTTTTTCGCTGTTCCTCGCGTCGTTCGCTTCAGCTTTCTGA
- the LOC126686968 gene encoding uncharacterized protein LOC126686968 isoform X1, with amino-acid sequence MEMEDNQIEAAENNHSRDIEVAPALISVHPAQTSVAVAVGSDLRIFDLHRGNCGVTLVDECSEPFHKDSIRAIRYSAKGKLLVSAGDDKLVKIWSTDSWRCIVSVSSEKRVSAVAISNDEMYVCYADKFGVVWVVDLPELDGNGLLVDKKAVPLLAHYCSIITSLEFSPDGHFIVTADRDFKIRVTVFPKKPLDGAHEIQSFCLGHTEFVSCLAFICYADYPQGFLISGSGDSTVRLWDVVSGSLLDTCEVGVKAGLVETGRSDEDYFTVTNLCTIPKFNLVAVAIQSFEGIILLSCDISSQSLHVIKVVSAMGENFIPTSLGSSSSAELLWMVTGVSKLHGSDFNSLARVKVISSFTNINTDSADHTPHVLRDDEVPGTEKLLEKLQGSLSIDEKVFQAAAEAVKTAMCNLLIKKQYSSEKREFRKRGRNDRKVKQ; translated from the exons ATGGAGATGGAAGACAATCAAATAGAAGCAGCAGAAAACAACCACAGCAGAGATATCGAAGTAGCCCCGGCCCTTATTTCCGTCCACCCGGCCCAAACTTCCGTGGCAGTAGCAGTCGGGTCGGACCTTCGCATCTTCGACCTCCA CAGAGGGAATTGCGGTGTAACATTGGTGGATGAGTGTAGTGAGCCATTTCATAAGGATTCAATTAGAGCTATTCGTTATAGTGCTAAGGGGAAGCTTCTTGTATCGGCCGGTGACGATAAACTTGTCAAGATTTGGTCTACTGATTCTTGGCGCTGCATTGTTTCAGT GTCCTCGGAGAAAAGAGTGAGTGCGGTTGCGATAAGCAATGATGAAATGTATGTTTGTTATGCTGATAAATTTGGAGTTGTTTGGGTGGTGGATCTCCCTGAACTTGATGGGAATGGGTTGTTAGTTGATAAAAAGGCTGTGCCTTTACTTGCTCATTACTGCAGCATCATTACTAGCCTG GAATTTTCACCAGATGGCCATTTTATTGTTACTGCAGATCGAGATTTTAAGATTCGT GTTACTGTGTTTCCGAAGAAGCCTTTAGATGGAGCTCATGAGATACAAAGTTTCTGTCTTGGTCATACTGA ATTTGTATCTTGCCTTGCCTTTATTTGCTACGCGGATTACCCCCAAGGGTTTCTTATTTCTGGAAGCGGTGATTCTACT GTCCGCTTGTGGGATGTTGTATCTGGTTCTCTTCTGGATACTTGTGAAGTTGGTGTTAAG GCAGGACTCGTAGAGACCGGCAGAAGTGATGAGGATTATTTTACTGTCACTAATCTGTGCACAATTCCAAAATTTAATCTTGTTGCTGTGGCCATTCAAAG CTTTGAAGGAATAATATTGTTGAGCTGTGATATTTCGTCCCAAAGCCTCCATGTCATTAAG GTGGTTTCGGCTATGGGAGAAAACTTCATTCCTACAAGCTTGGGAAGTAGCTCTTCTGCCGAATTACTATGGATGGTAACGGGTGTTTCTAAATTGCACGGTTCTGACTTCAACTCTTTGGCTAGAGTGAAAGTTATTTCCAGTTTCACAAATATCAATACTGATTCTGCTGACCATACGCCGCATGTGTTGAGAGATGATGAGGTACCTGGGACCGAGAAGCTGCTAGAAAAGTTACAAGGGAGCTTATCCATCGATGAAAAAGTATTTCAAGCGGCTGCTGAAGCTGTGAAAACAGCAATGTGCAATTTGCTAATTAAGAAGCAGTACTCATCAGAAAAGAGAGAATTTAGAAAGAGGGGTAGAAATGATCGGAAAGTCAAACAATGA
- the LOC126686970 gene encoding F-box/kelch-repeat protein SKIP30, translating to MSELIEGLPDAISIRCIARVPFYLHPKLELVSRSWRAAIHSPELFRARLEVGSAENLLCVCAFDPENLWQFYDPLRDLWITLPVLPSKIRHLAHFGVVSTAGKLFVLGGGSDAVDPLTGDQDGSFATNEVWSYDPVIRQWAPRTSMLVPRAMFACCVLKGKIIVAGGFTTCRKSISQAEMYDPEKDVWIPIPDLHRTHNSACSAIVLGEKMHVMHKGLSTVQVLDNVAAGWTVEDYNWLQGPMAVVHGALYVMSHGLICKLEEKVRKVVVSASEFRRRIGYAMTGLGDDIYIIGGVIGPDRWNWDIKPMSDVDVLAVGGERPTWRQAAPMSRCRGTILGCTQLRI from the coding sequence ATGTCTGAACTGATTGAAGGCCTTCCAGACGCCATCTCTATCAGGTGCATTGCACGGGTTCCCTTCTACCTCCATCCCAAGTTAGAGCTTGTCTCTCGTTCATGGCGAGCTGCCATACACAGCCCTGAGCTATTTAGAGCCCGACTTGAGGTTGGTTCAGCGGAAAATCTTCTATGCGTGTGTGCTTTTGACCCTGAGAATTTATGGCAGTTTTATGACCCTCTTCGAGACCTTTGGATTACTCTTCCTGTTCTGCCCTCAAAAATAAGGCACCTTGCGCACTTTGGTGTAGTCTCCACGGCTGGAAAACTCTTTGTGCTTGGTGGCGGTAGTGATGCTGTAGACCCATTGACCGGTGATCAGGATGGAAGCTTTGCAACCAATGAAGTTTGGTCATATGACCCTGTAATAAGACAGTGGGCACCACGCACTTCGATGCTGGTGCCCCGGGCAATGTTTGCATGCTGCGTTTTGAAGGGAAAGATAATTGTTGCAGGTGGTTTCACAACTTGTCGAAAATCAATATCACAAGCAGAAATGTATGATCCCGAGAAAGATGTCTGGATCCCAATACCTGATCTCCACCGTACTCACAACTCGGCATGTTCCGCTATAGTTCTTGGTGAAAAAATGCATGTTATGCACAAGGGCTTATCTACAGTGCAAGTATTGGACAATGTAGCAGCTGGATGGACAGTGGAGGATTATAATTGGCTCCAAGGTCCAATGGCAGTTGTTCATGGAGCCTTGTATGTGATGAGCCATGGACTAATATGCAAGTTGGAGGAGAAAGTGCGGAAGGTAGTGGTATCAGCTTCCGAATTCCGCAGAAGGATTGGATATGCGATGACGGGGTTGGGAGACGACATATATATAATCGGAGGGGTGATAGGCCCGGATCGATGGAATTGGGATATCAAACCAATGTCCGACGTTGACGTCTTGGCAGTTGGAGGTGAGAGACCAACTTGGCGACAAGCGGCTCCAATGTCGAGGTGCCGGGGCACAATTCTTGGGTGTACACAGCTGAGAATATAG
- the LOC126686968 gene encoding uncharacterized protein LOC126686968 isoform X2 — MEMEDNQIEAAENNHSRDIEVAPALISVHPAQTSVAVAVGSDLRIFDLQGNCGVTLVDECSEPFHKDSIRAIRYSAKGKLLVSAGDDKLVKIWSTDSWRCIVSVSSEKRVSAVAISNDEMYVCYADKFGVVWVVDLPELDGNGLLVDKKAVPLLAHYCSIITSLEFSPDGHFIVTADRDFKIRVTVFPKKPLDGAHEIQSFCLGHTEFVSCLAFICYADYPQGFLISGSGDSTVRLWDVVSGSLLDTCEVGVKAGLVETGRSDEDYFTVTNLCTIPKFNLVAVAIQSFEGIILLSCDISSQSLHVIKVVSAMGENFIPTSLGSSSSAELLWMVTGVSKLHGSDFNSLARVKVISSFTNINTDSADHTPHVLRDDEVPGTEKLLEKLQGSLSIDEKVFQAAAEAVKTAMCNLLIKKQYSSEKREFRKRGRNDRKVKQ; from the exons ATGGAGATGGAAGACAATCAAATAGAAGCAGCAGAAAACAACCACAGCAGAGATATCGAAGTAGCCCCGGCCCTTATTTCCGTCCACCCGGCCCAAACTTCCGTGGCAGTAGCAGTCGGGTCGGACCTTCGCATCTTCGACCTCCA AGGGAATTGCGGTGTAACATTGGTGGATGAGTGTAGTGAGCCATTTCATAAGGATTCAATTAGAGCTATTCGTTATAGTGCTAAGGGGAAGCTTCTTGTATCGGCCGGTGACGATAAACTTGTCAAGATTTGGTCTACTGATTCTTGGCGCTGCATTGTTTCAGT GTCCTCGGAGAAAAGAGTGAGTGCGGTTGCGATAAGCAATGATGAAATGTATGTTTGTTATGCTGATAAATTTGGAGTTGTTTGGGTGGTGGATCTCCCTGAACTTGATGGGAATGGGTTGTTAGTTGATAAAAAGGCTGTGCCTTTACTTGCTCATTACTGCAGCATCATTACTAGCCTG GAATTTTCACCAGATGGCCATTTTATTGTTACTGCAGATCGAGATTTTAAGATTCGT GTTACTGTGTTTCCGAAGAAGCCTTTAGATGGAGCTCATGAGATACAAAGTTTCTGTCTTGGTCATACTGA ATTTGTATCTTGCCTTGCCTTTATTTGCTACGCGGATTACCCCCAAGGGTTTCTTATTTCTGGAAGCGGTGATTCTACT GTCCGCTTGTGGGATGTTGTATCTGGTTCTCTTCTGGATACTTGTGAAGTTGGTGTTAAG GCAGGACTCGTAGAGACCGGCAGAAGTGATGAGGATTATTTTACTGTCACTAATCTGTGCACAATTCCAAAATTTAATCTTGTTGCTGTGGCCATTCAAAG CTTTGAAGGAATAATATTGTTGAGCTGTGATATTTCGTCCCAAAGCCTCCATGTCATTAAG GTGGTTTCGGCTATGGGAGAAAACTTCATTCCTACAAGCTTGGGAAGTAGCTCTTCTGCCGAATTACTATGGATGGTAACGGGTGTTTCTAAATTGCACGGTTCTGACTTCAACTCTTTGGCTAGAGTGAAAGTTATTTCCAGTTTCACAAATATCAATACTGATTCTGCTGACCATACGCCGCATGTGTTGAGAGATGATGAGGTACCTGGGACCGAGAAGCTGCTAGAAAAGTTACAAGGGAGCTTATCCATCGATGAAAAAGTATTTCAAGCGGCTGCTGAAGCTGTGAAAACAGCAATGTGCAATTTGCTAATTAAGAAGCAGTACTCATCAGAAAAGAGAGAATTTAGAAAGAGGGGTAGAAATGATCGGAAAGTCAAACAATGA
- the LOC126654084 gene encoding non-specific lipid transfer protein GPI-anchored 15-like isoform X2 gives MGSSGIRVGLVLVLVGMLYGGAMGQSACNSALTSLASCLNYVTGNSSTPSSTCCSNLANIVQSSPQCLCTLLNNSGPSLGITINQTLALSLPGACKVQTPSISQCKAATAPTTSAAPPTASVTPPASSPAGSSDETPEPAITPAASNTPSSSGTGTGSKTVPTSTDGTSDASIIKAPLNFMPLAFFVLWSGSTIINF, from the exons ATGGGTTCAAGTGGGATTCGAGTTGGTCTAGTCCTGGTCCTTGTGGGCATGCTATATGGAGGAGCCATGGGTCAATCAGCATGCAACAGTGCTCTAACTAGCTTGGCCTCATGCCTGAACTATGTAACAGGAAATTCATCAACTCCGTCATCGACATGTTGCTCCAACTTGGCCAATATTGTACAATCATCACCGCAATGCCTTTGCACTCTGCTCAATAACTCTGGACCTTCTCTTGGAATCACCATCAACCAAACTCTGGCTCTGTCTCTCCCTGGTGCTTGTAAAgtgcagactccatcaattagcCAGTGTAAAG CTGCCACTGCACCCACAACTTCAGCAGCTCCACCAACAGCTTCAGTAACTCCACCAGCAAGTTCTCCAGCAGGTTCATCCGACGAAACACCTGAGCCTGCAATTACTCCAGCAGCATCAAACACTCCTTCGTCCTCAG GAACTGGTACCGGGTCCAAAACAGTTCCGACATCAACTGATGGAACATCTGATGCAAGCATCATCAAAGCTCCCCTAAATTTTATGCCCTTGGCGTTCTTCGTTTTGTGGTCTGGTTCAACTATCATCAACTTCTGA